TATCAAACGCGGACGGACGAATGAAAAGCGCCGTGCCCAGAATGCTGCATTTAAATCAGATCTACGTAGATCAATCAAAGTCTTTAATGCAAAAGCTGAAGAAAAAGACGTTGAGGGTGCTAAAGAAGCATTCCTTGTTGCTACAAAGAAGCTTGATAAAGCAGCGAATAGAGGTCTTTTCCATAAAAACGCAGCTAACCGTCAAAAATCACGGTTACAACAACGTTTAAACGAAATTTCTGCATAACAAAAAGAGGCATTCACTCATTTTAGTGATATGCCTTTTTATTTTACAAATTTTCAAGGGCATTAACCTACTGACTAATAGTCTGGGGATGCTCCGTATAATATAAAACTCACCTGAATACATGATGAAATATTTTAAAATAAACATTATACGGATAGGTTATGCGGTTGTCTTTTTAGTAAAAAGAGTTCTACTCCTAATTCATCATGCACTTGCCCTGTTTTAATTTGATAATCCAGTTCAGCGAGTTGGTCAATGAGCATGAGTAATTGACTATCGTCAAATTTCTTCACTTGTCTCCCAGCTAATTTAACAACGTACGGGTGTAATTTCAATTGAGAAGCAATCATTTTTTCTCCATACCCTTGACTCACAAGCTGTTTAACTTGATATAAAATACGGAATTGTCGCACCATAAGTGCTACTATTTTTAAAGGGGCTTCCTTTTGTTTTAATAAGTCTTTATATATTTTAAGAGCGCGTGGCACATTAGATTTTACGACACTATCAACAAGTGCAAAAATGTCTTGTTCAAGAGATCTTGCCACAAGACCTTCCACATGATGTTGTTTCACGATCGCCCCTTCCCCCACGTGAAGCGCTAATTTTTTAATTTCCGATGCCATAATCATTAAATTGGCACTTGTTAATGCAAGAAGCGCTCCTTGAGCCTCTGCATCGAAGGTCACGCCAAACTCTTCCCCTCTATTTCCGATCCATTGACGAAGGTCCTTTTCTTCTAAAGGCTTCCCCTCCATAATCACCCCTTGCTTCTTAAGCAATTTGACAAGCTTTTTTCTTTCGTCTAACTTTTCATAAGGGGCTAAAAGAATAAAAATTGTTTCCAACGCTGGGTTATCAATGTACGATTGTAATGCCTTAATATCATGCTCAATTTTTTCTTTCGTTTGTTGTGCTGACAGAAAGTAAGCATTTTTGACAATCACAACACGTTTCCCACCCATAAACGGATACGTATAGGCTTCTTCTATAGCTATTTCTACTGCATGTTCCTGCATATCAAATTTAGATAAATTAAACTCCTGTTCCTCACGCGAGAGGGTGGCAGAAATTATCCGTTGCAAAATATCTTCAATGAGATAGGTTTCAGAACCGTATAATAAATAAAGCGGGGAAAGATTTCCTTTGCTAATTTCTTTTAATACATCCACATATGACATGGTCCAACTCCTTCCCTTATTGTCATGTGTATTTTACCATAAGGGCTTGTAAAGAAAAAAGGAGAATAGTGTGTTAATACAACTATCCTCCATTTATGATAAACGCCGCCAGTCAGCACCTAGGATACTGACTAGCAACGATAATCATATCTAATCCTTATTGAATTGTATTGATATCTTATCCTATGCTCACACATTATATAGGTGACAACTATTAGAAAAAGCAGTTTGCATTTATCAAACAAGCATAAATTAGCTTTTGAGCTCACTTTGAAATAACTAGGAATTGCTAACGATTAAACTTAGTCTACCCTTTGTTAAGAAAGGTTTACAATTATCATTTAACGTAAGTGTTATTCAACTATGGATTTTTTTTAGTAATTGGCCTATACTAGAGAAGTGACAGGAGGGATAGAAAATGAATGAATTTGAAAAAGAAGTTCAATCAAAGCGAAACGATGCAATAGACAGTGGTATTGGTTTTGTGGTAGGGTTTGGCTTTTTCGCCTTAATTTTCATTATTGCCCAAGTGATTGATTTAGCACTTTAATATGATTGTTCAGCTACATAATATACTTGTCTATGAGCACGCCCTCAATTTAGGTGCGTGTTTTTTCAATTCATCTTAGATAATGATCAATAGTAAAAGAAGAGTTATCCTCAAATTCCATTGTAATAGCTCCGTGAATATCTGTACGAAAAACGGTGACCTGGTGACTTTCAAGACGTGTTAATACATCAGGATGGGGATGACCAAAAGTATTATTTTCCCCTACAGAAATCACCCCTATTTTAGGCTTCAACTGTTCTAGTAGTTCTTCTCTGGTGGATGTGCCACTACCGTGATGACCAACTTTTAAAATATCAGCTTTCAAGTCGGGATATTCGGTTAATAAACGTTTTTCTCCCCCTTCTTCTAGATCACCTGTAAACAAAAAAGATATGCCACTCAAATTAGCGAATAGAACGATTGAACGGTCATTCTCATCAATTTCATCCCCGTGAGGGTGCATGATGAAAAAAGAATCGTCATCAACATTCCAGGACACCCCCTTTTCAACTTGAATAATGGGGATATTTTTCTCGTGGAGACACATCAACTGATTTTTCGCTTCTTGCGGTACAGACTCAGCTATTGGATAAAAAGCATCACCGATCGTTAACACCTCTGTCAAATAACATGTTTCACCAACATGATCTAAATGACCGTGAGTGAGAATAAGCCGATCTATATGGCTGATCCCTTTTGCTTTTAAAAAAGGTTCAATGACATTTTTCCCTGGTCCTCCTGCAATCGTTTTCTCTTTAACCTCATTCACATCATCTTCCCAACGAATAACACCGCCTGTATCTATTAAATAAACACCATTTCTATAAGGTAATTCAATTACAATAGCATCTCCTTGGCCAACATCAAGTATCGTAACCGTCGTTTTCCCATTGAAATAAGGTAAGATAATTGGCAAAGTAACTAACAATAAACTGCAGCATCCAACAACAGCAAGCCATTTCTTTTTTTGCACCTCCCATAAAACTAAGCACAAAATAATTGAGACAATCATAGCTAAAAGCAAAGCTTCAGAGGGCTGTCCTATAACTATTTGCGGCCATGTCCATTTAGCTATAATATCAACTAGCATATAGACAGGTTTTAGCGACTGGCTAAGCAGCGTATAGGTGAAGCTAGCAGCGGGTGGTGATAATAACTGCAGGAACATTGTAATAAAGGAAATCGGTAAAACCCACAGAGAGACGAAAGGAATAAACAACATATTGATAAGTAATGACAACAGTGATATCTCAAAAAAATGATAGAGCATTAACGGTAAGGAGATGAGCTGAGCTACCCCGGTTACTTTAAGCAAACTGAAAAATGGCGAGGAGTTAAGAAAAATACGCTTTGATAATAGAAGGGAAAAGCTTGTTAAAAATGACAATTGAAAGCCGAGATGATAGAGATAAAAAGGGTTAATGATCAGGAGAGTGATACATACGATCGAGAGGATATCTAAAAGGCTGAACCTCCATTTAAATTGAACAGATAGTATGACAAACATACAGGTTAGTGAGGCGCGAACAACAGACGGGGCTCCCCCTGCTATTAAGGCATAAACAGGTAAGATAGCCAGAACCGAATAGGCAGCCTTTTCCCTCGTCATACCAATTCTGTACAATAGATAATAAAGTACCGCTGTGACAAGGCCGATGTGCAAACCAGATACCGCTAGCAAATGTATAATACCAAGCTGCCTAAATTGATTCAGGCGTTGTTCACTGAATAAAGACCTGTCCCCAAACACTAGGGCAGCAATCAATGCTGAGGCTTCTTCATCTTTTTCATACGTAAGTTGATAAACAGCATGACTACGCCATTTTTTTAGTGTATGCAGCCAATTGTTATTTCCTTCTTTACATACAAGGGTGTTAGGGTTAATAGTTACTGTCCAATATATATTTTGTTCACGTAAGAAGCTACTATAATTAAAGCTATATGGATTTCTAGCCGTTTTTGGAGGGGATAATTTGCCTTTGAATTTACATTCATCATTTAAA
The DNA window shown above is from Salipaludibacillus agaradhaerens and carries:
- a CDS encoding YqzM family protein, yielding MNEFEKEVQSKRNDAIDSGIGFVVGFGFFALIFIIAQVIDLAL
- a CDS encoding DNA internalization-related competence protein ComEC/Rec2, producing the protein MKPTYYCLAFSVISGLSASLYGWQFWSITFLIVASLPHLKYLNYLRAWGSLFLYVMLMGICYIYGHYILESNISYLNGEETNFSARPLTEPRKTSSGRSLSFQAKLKQGEKIHVFLPYEEKTLKPALNDECKFKGKLSPPKTARNPYSFNYSSFLREQNIYWTVTINPNTLVCKEGNNNWLHTLKKWRSHAVYQLTYEKDEEASALIAALVFGDRSLFSEQRLNQFRQLGIIHLLAVSGLHIGLVTAVLYYLLYRIGMTREKAAYSVLAILPVYALIAGGAPSVVRASLTCMFVILSVQFKWRFSLLDILSIVCITLLIINPFYLYHLGFQLSFLTSFSLLLSKRIFLNSSPFFSLLKVTGVAQLISLPLMLYHFFEISLLSLLINMLFIPFVSLWVLPISFITMFLQLLSPPAASFTYTLLSQSLKPVYMLVDIIAKWTWPQIVIGQPSEALLLAMIVSIILCLVLWEVQKKKWLAVVGCCSLLLVTLPIILPYFNGKTTVTILDVGQGDAIVIELPYRNGVYLIDTGGVIRWEDDVNEVKEKTIAGGPGKNVIEPFLKAKGISHIDRLILTHGHLDHVGETCYLTEVLTIGDAFYPIAESVPQEAKNQLMCLHEKNIPIIQVEKGVSWNVDDDSFFIMHPHGDEIDENDRSIVLFANLSGISFLFTGDLEEGGEKRLLTEYPDLKADILKVGHHGSGTSTREELLEQLKPKIGVISVGENNTFGHPHPDVLTRLESHQVTVFRTDIHGAITMEFEDNSSFTIDHYLR
- the rpsT gene encoding 30S ribosomal protein S20 gives rise to the protein MANIKSAIKRGRTNEKRRAQNAAFKSDLRRSIKVFNAKAEEKDVEGAKEAFLVATKKLDKAANRGLFHKNAANRQKSRLQQRLNEISA
- the holA gene encoding DNA polymerase III subunit delta, whose translation is MSYVDVLKEISKGNLSPLYLLYGSETYLIEDILQRIISATLSREEQEFNLSKFDMQEHAVEIAIEEAYTYPFMGGKRVVIVKNAYFLSAQQTKEKIEHDIKALQSYIDNPALETIFILLAPYEKLDERKKLVKLLKKQGVIMEGKPLEEKDLRQWIGNRGEEFGVTFDAEAQGALLALTSANLMIMASEIKKLALHVGEGAIVKQHHVEGLVARSLEQDIFALVDSVVKSNVPRALKIYKDLLKQKEAPLKIVALMVRQFRILYQVKQLVSQGYGEKMIASQLKLHPYVVKLAGRQVKKFDDSQLLMLIDQLAELDYQIKTGQVHDELGVELFLLKRQPHNLSV